Proteins encoded by one window of Lacipirellulaceae bacterium:
- a CDS encoding helix-turn-helix transcriptional regulator, whose protein sequence is MNIEKLSDDAILQEIGERLKRARLNRNLTQQSLASKAGIGRRTLQKAEDGQVTTLETLVAILRGLGLISELNSFLPETPLSPVQLVKLQGKTRKRASGKRKTEKAKKSWKWGE, encoded by the coding sequence ATGAACATCGAAAAGCTAAGCGATGATGCCATCCTCCAAGAGATTGGAGAGCGGCTCAAAAGAGCACGACTGAACCGTAACCTTACCCAGCAGTCCCTGGCGTCCAAGGCTGGAATTGGTCGCCGAACGCTACAGAAAGCGGAAGATGGTCAAGTCACGACACTTGAAACACTGGTGGCCATTCTTCGTGGCTTGGGCCTCATTTCTGAGTTAAACAGCTTCCTCCCCGAGACTCCATTGAGTCCGGTCCAACTCGTGAAGCTTCAAGGCAAGACTCGCAAACGCGCATCTGGAAAACGCAAAACTGAGAAGGCTAAGAAGTCTTGGAAGTGGGGTGAGTAA
- a CDS encoding type II toxin-antitoxin system HipA family toxin produces MAVKVANVVLWGSAIGAVSWLEERECAAFEYTPEFQRSGIELAPLTMPLGPEIHTFPSLAKESFYGLPGLLADALPDKFGNILIDEWLVRSGRDLTSFTPVERLCYVGARGMGALEFEPVLGGARDRSTKVDVGDLVRLAADALSQKKQLDTRLTGNSEADVEAMRDILRVGTSAGGARAKAVIAWNESTGEVRSGQIEAPSGFGYWLLKFDGVSGNSDKELEDPTGYGKIEYAYHLMAQDVGIEMTKCRLFEEHGRSHFMTKRFDRTDDGEKVFMQSLCALGHFDFNQAGAYSYEQAIEVAQQLGLTRTDFEQLFLRATFNIMARNQDDHTKNIAFLMDKSGAWRLAPAFDVIYSYNPDGAWTSQHQMSLNGKRDGFNVSDLRTVADRFRLFRGKRLNELLAKIDRTLSRWPSFAETAGVTENTANAISKQFRRLDGLGDD; encoded by the coding sequence ATGGCTGTTAAGGTAGCAAACGTTGTACTCTGGGGCTCAGCAATAGGTGCTGTCTCGTGGCTTGAGGAGCGCGAGTGTGCAGCGTTTGAGTACACGCCAGAGTTCCAGCGTAGTGGCATTGAACTAGCCCCACTCACAATGCCATTAGGACCGGAAATTCATACCTTCCCTTCCCTGGCAAAAGAATCGTTCTATGGATTGCCAGGTCTACTCGCTGATGCTTTGCCTGACAAGTTCGGAAACATACTCATTGATGAATGGCTTGTTCGGAGTGGACGCGACCTTACAAGTTTCACTCCCGTTGAACGGCTCTGCTACGTTGGAGCACGTGGTATGGGGGCTCTAGAATTCGAGCCAGTACTTGGTGGCGCACGTGATCGTTCTACGAAGGTCGATGTCGGGGATCTTGTCAGACTTGCGGCAGATGCCCTATCTCAAAAAAAGCAGCTTGATACTCGCCTTACCGGCAACTCAGAAGCAGACGTTGAGGCTATGCGAGACATTCTTCGCGTAGGAACGTCTGCTGGGGGAGCACGTGCCAAGGCAGTAATAGCTTGGAATGAGTCAACTGGTGAAGTTCGATCTGGTCAGATTGAAGCTCCTTCCGGATTCGGCTACTGGCTCCTTAAGTTCGATGGGGTAAGCGGCAATAGTGATAAAGAGCTTGAAGACCCAACCGGCTACGGAAAAATCGAGTATGCCTATCACTTAATGGCACAGGACGTTGGAATTGAGATGACAAAATGCCGCCTCTTTGAAGAGCACGGGCGAAGTCACTTTATGACAAAACGCTTTGACCGAACCGATGATGGCGAGAAAGTATTCATGCAGTCCCTTTGTGCATTGGGACACTTCGACTTCAATCAAGCAGGAGCATATAGCTACGAGCAAGCGATTGAGGTCGCTCAGCAGCTTGGACTAACAAGGACTGATTTTGAGCAGCTTTTTCTGCGGGCCACATTCAATATCATGGCTCGCAATCAAGACGACCACACTAAAAATATCGCCTTCTTAATGGATAAGTCGGGGGCATGGCGATTAGCACCGGCGTTCGATGTCATCTATAGCTACAACCCTGATGGTGCTTGGACGAGCCAGCATCAGATGAGCTTGAACGGCAAGCGTGACGGCTTCAACGTCAGTGACCTGCGTACGGTGGCTGATAGGTTTCGGCTGTTTCGTGGAAAGCGGCTCAATGAGTTGCTTGCGAAAATCGACCGCACTCTATCGAGGTGGCCTAGTTTTGCTGAAACAGCTGGTGTTACTGAGAACACAGCTAATGCGATCTCCAAGCAGTTCCGTCGGCTAGATGGTCTTGGCGACGATTAA
- a CDS encoding S8 family peptidase, which yields MADNQRRLILGNGEQYIEPIKKTLTGRSKEPPRSYGEARDRIKSGVSEAIRSFENLPAEKKVPEEAVFCMRLHPDVTAKSYDPATIFDEVPELQSVGSRNYRSPIKEVAQTARIEKKLEEEITSVDARLVFVQSSPVGFDRFLAQLDRAESSLPRKFREEIQRIERFDTLATDEQLAGFSEDWTEGRVELILHPSRNAKKGQTEFLFELFEWSNIDAEKSKIRPYAGGPTFVSCFLNRASLNQLAGANPLRSVHPLHFDGLSSLRNAPKSKAPKPPSTSTRSTIKVGMFDGGIDPSVQLLAGHAEQDDANSIKTPEDSECVSHGTAVAGAILHGPLNPFKATERLPAPPVSVISFRVLPTSDPLDVDLFEAIDVIEQAVPARNDIKVFNLSFGPRGPIEDDTLSRFTYVLDTLATTHKVAFCVAVGNDGDVVGEERIQSPADLVHGLGVGAFTLDSAKPVHAPYSCQGPGRECGKVKPDLSAFGGCDNTPIHLVSTSDSEKVLWWGTSFASPLASRLNAQAIALFDRSTALLGRALLVHAANFPGKAKQAKKSDSLLGHGCLPESIDDVLLCEDDSVTVVFQGDILPGRMAKLPIPWPSNVTIPGMIDVHWTVAALAPVDPMHPGDYTSCCLEETFYPNAQKYEFRPPKGTKEKTKRLHVVDDQAEIKRLLKSKWKQSAWPLSESGNTYQDEEERRLDCKWESIVRRSKSKRAEKVESPLMTLHAIGRNGAHERFDYVVIVTLRAAKFEGDLYTEIRQEYPALAPIRLRTEAETRIQI from the coding sequence ATGGCTGACAATCAACGCCGCCTCATTCTTGGAAATGGTGAACAATACATAGAGCCAATCAAGAAGACGTTGACTGGACGAAGCAAAGAGCCGCCGCGCTCTTACGGTGAAGCGAGAGATCGCATCAAGTCTGGGGTTAGCGAGGCAATCCGCTCTTTTGAAAATTTACCGGCGGAAAAGAAGGTTCCTGAAGAGGCCGTCTTTTGCATGAGATTGCATCCAGACGTGACAGCAAAGTCATATGATCCAGCGACAATTTTTGACGAGGTACCTGAGCTCCAGAGCGTTGGGTCACGCAACTATCGGTCGCCTATTAAAGAGGTTGCACAGACGGCTAGGATTGAAAAAAAGCTTGAAGAAGAGATCACTAGCGTTGATGCACGCCTCGTGTTCGTGCAAAGCTCCCCCGTTGGATTCGACCGTTTTCTTGCACAACTCGACCGTGCTGAATCCTCACTTCCTCGTAAGTTTAGGGAAGAAATCCAGCGGATCGAAAGATTCGACACGCTCGCAACTGATGAGCAACTAGCAGGTTTCTCAGAAGATTGGACGGAAGGTCGAGTTGAGTTGATTCTCCACCCAAGCCGGAACGCGAAAAAAGGACAAACAGAGTTCTTGTTTGAGCTGTTCGAATGGTCCAACATAGACGCAGAAAAGAGCAAGATTCGCCCTTACGCCGGTGGCCCTACGTTTGTGTCATGCTTTTTGAACCGTGCTTCTTTGAATCAACTTGCAGGAGCAAATCCTTTAAGGTCCGTCCATCCTCTTCACTTCGATGGCTTGAGCAGCTTACGAAACGCACCGAAATCGAAAGCTCCCAAACCGCCATCCACCTCCACAAGATCAACCATTAAAGTGGGAATGTTTGATGGTGGAATTGACCCAAGTGTCCAATTGCTGGCTGGACACGCTGAGCAAGATGACGCGAACTCGATAAAAACGCCGGAAGATAGCGAATGTGTTTCCCACGGAACGGCGGTTGCGGGTGCAATTTTGCATGGGCCTTTGAACCCATTCAAGGCAACGGAGAGGCTTCCTGCTCCACCAGTTTCTGTTATTAGTTTTCGTGTACTTCCAACATCAGATCCATTAGATGTTGACTTGTTTGAAGCGATTGACGTCATCGAACAGGCCGTGCCTGCTCGAAACGACATTAAGGTATTTAATCTTAGTTTTGGCCCACGTGGTCCTATAGAAGACGACACACTTTCGCGTTTTACGTACGTCTTGGACACTCTCGCCACTACTCACAAGGTTGCATTCTGTGTAGCAGTGGGAAACGACGGCGACGTAGTTGGGGAAGAGCGCATCCAAAGTCCCGCAGACTTAGTCCATGGACTTGGGGTTGGTGCCTTTACACTTGACTCAGCCAAGCCTGTTCATGCTCCTTACTCTTGCCAAGGACCAGGCCGCGAATGCGGAAAAGTCAAGCCTGACTTGTCAGCGTTTGGCGGCTGCGACAATACTCCAATTCACTTGGTTTCAACTTCTGATAGTGAGAAAGTTCTTTGGTGGGGTACTAGTTTTGCTTCGCCGCTAGCATCGCGACTTAACGCTCAGGCAATTGCGTTGTTTGATAGAAGTACTGCCCTATTAGGTCGTGCCCTCTTGGTGCACGCCGCGAATTTCCCTGGCAAAGCCAAGCAAGCAAAGAAATCAGACTCATTGCTTGGACACGGATGTCTTCCTGAATCAATTGATGATGTACTGCTTTGTGAAGATGACTCAGTAACGGTCGTCTTCCAGGGAGACATACTGCCAGGAAGAATGGCGAAGCTACCAATTCCATGGCCGTCCAATGTCACGATTCCAGGAATGATTGACGTTCACTGGACCGTAGCGGCACTTGCCCCAGTAGATCCGATGCATCCCGGCGATTACACGTCCTGCTGCCTTGAAGAGACATTTTACCCTAATGCCCAAAAGTACGAGTTTCGCCCTCCAAAGGGTACGAAAGAAAAGACTAAGCGATTGCACGTGGTCGATGACCAGGCGGAAATCAAGAGACTATTAAAGAGCAAGTGGAAACAATCAGCTTGGCCATTAAGTGAGTCAGGAAATACCTACCAAGACGAAGAAGAGCGAAGGCTTGACTGTAAATGGGAATCAATTGTGCGACGATCCAAGTCAAAGCGTGCCGAAAAAGTAGAGTCGCCGCTGATGACACTGCATGCAATAGGTCGAAATGGTGCTCATGAACGGTTCGATTATGTAGTTATCGTAACGCTTCGAGCTGCAAAGTTTGAAGGCGACCTCTATACTGAAATCCGACAAGAGTATCCAGCACTCGCTCCTATTCGCCTTCGAACCGAAGCCGAAACCAGGATTCAAATCTAG
- a CDS encoding ATP-binding protein has protein sequence MNRTDSLNSWLPKIAEAGLAGDQKKLEIVLVQAIRALKRISPDTSKHLGQLLAEFSTNPNGLRWKKSGPPPVDADEGFALVRTESVENAQTPVLPLPVMKRVDQFVGERKRCERLLEEGFLPPSSVLLTGAPGTGKTMLSQWMAREMDLPFITLDLATSISSFLGKTGFNLRRTLDYARSRPCVLLLDEFDAIAKRRDDVSEVGELKRIVNVLLKELEDWPLQSVLIAATNHPELLDRAIARRFDVVMDIPLPGEAERIEILKRSGRRFTEEVPAEIMYAIACSLEGANGSELDSLMSAAVRHHLASEQEMVRSLIEAIQLRLSERLCSQNIGEFLRTLQSKSRGTFKVRELAELFGKSPSTIQHHLKKEVQHG, from the coding sequence ATGAATCGAACAGATAGCCTTAATTCCTGGCTGCCAAAAATAGCTGAGGCTGGCTTGGCGGGAGATCAAAAAAAGCTCGAAATCGTCCTAGTGCAAGCGATTCGCGCGCTCAAACGTATCTCACCGGACACGAGCAAGCATCTTGGGCAATTATTGGCTGAATTTTCCACAAATCCCAACGGGCTAAGGTGGAAGAAGAGTGGGCCGCCGCCTGTTGATGCTGATGAGGGGTTCGCCTTGGTGAGAACCGAATCGGTCGAGAATGCTCAGACACCTGTGCTGCCGCTGCCCGTTATGAAAAGGGTTGACCAATTTGTAGGTGAGCGAAAGAGGTGCGAGCGGTTGTTGGAAGAGGGATTCCTGCCGCCAAGTTCAGTATTGCTGACGGGTGCCCCAGGGACTGGCAAAACAATGCTCTCTCAGTGGATGGCACGAGAGATGGACTTGCCATTCATAACGCTAGACTTGGCGACATCAATTTCGAGCTTTCTAGGAAAAACAGGTTTTAATCTGCGGCGGACTCTCGACTACGCGAGGTCACGTCCCTGCGTTCTGTTGTTGGACGAGTTCGATGCCATCGCGAAGCGACGCGATGATGTCTCCGAAGTGGGAGAGTTAAAACGGATCGTCAATGTCCTGCTTAAAGAGTTGGAGGATTGGCCACTGCAATCAGTGCTAATAGCAGCAACAAATCACCCCGAATTGCTCGACCGAGCCATTGCACGCCGTTTCGATGTCGTGATGGACATACCGCTTCCGGGCGAAGCTGAACGAATCGAAATTTTGAAACGTTCAGGTCGACGTTTTACAGAAGAGGTGCCAGCAGAGATTATGTACGCGATCGCATGTAGCCTTGAGGGTGCAAACGGGTCAGAGCTTGACTCGCTCATGTCAGCAGCTGTTCGCCACCACTTGGCCTCCGAGCAGGAGATGGTGCGTAGTCTGATCGAAGCTATTCAATTGCGACTGAGCGAGCGGCTTTGTAGCCAAAACATTGGCGAATTTCTTCGTACTTTGCAATCAAAGTCACGTGGTACGTTTAAGGTTCGCGAATTGGCTGAGCTATTTGGTAAGAGCCCATCGACGATTCAGCACCATTTGAAAAAAGAGGTGCAACATGGCTGA
- a CDS encoding ThiF family adenylyltransferase — protein MNYASLRVAADAGVAMFRIRDSDLSQLEKHIFKRYPSREWGTFFRFGFRRTKWGIAIYFIEGIWPEPGDLDRQSGMTKFHENYSRRAFHESGNHEGLAVGVIHSHPVDCPVRPSDLDDDMDSYFASEMTAFSGGRPYCSLIFERSAEGLSFSGRIYDRGVWLPVESLISVGPHVSRWRSQLLPDMSCLDTLLTESPTARLQSVMGPESKQRLRDAVVGVIGNSGTGSPAIEVLARAGVGKFILVDPQRFAPSNLERMHGSEWQHAELAESPFKVALMRNLILSINPTAEVTSLVGNVLNTNVIDELVRCDYVLGCMDTVHGRVALDELSRHHLVPVLDVGVKMSGGSGLVSEQLVNLSTYRAGLACAYCRGNVNSQEMSYELMSEDERRAMHEQAVLAAEGGIDQDQYWKGRPRQLHTVGYLTTMAGAMAAGYVEGALTGCFEIPQSEMQYDMGRANFGFVAPPISVREGCQCQSYLGWGDAAAPFKNVAIPAHWSRRAIELAEPAGFTEVRTRESA, from the coding sequence ATGAATTATGCCTCATTACGGGTCGCAGCGGATGCCGGAGTGGCGATGTTTCGAATCCGTGACTCTGACTTGTCGCAGCTAGAGAAACATATTTTTAAGAGGTACCCCAGTCGTGAGTGGGGTACTTTCTTTCGCTTTGGATTTCGCCGTACGAAGTGGGGCATCGCGATCTACTTCATTGAGGGCATTTGGCCAGAGCCCGGAGATTTGGACCGTCAGTCTGGAATGACTAAGTTTCATGAAAACTACTCGCGTCGCGCGTTTCATGAGAGCGGAAACCATGAAGGCCTTGCTGTAGGCGTTATCCATTCGCACCCGGTTGACTGTCCGGTCCGACCAAGCGATTTGGATGACGACATGGATAGCTACTTTGCTTCTGAGATGACTGCATTCAGTGGTGGCAGGCCATACTGCAGCTTGATTTTTGAGCGAAGTGCTGAGGGGCTATCCTTTTCAGGGAGAATTTATGACCGCGGTGTTTGGCTGCCCGTAGAATCACTAATCAGCGTTGGGCCGCATGTGTCGCGCTGGCGGTCGCAGTTGCTGCCGGACATGTCATGTTTAGATACCTTGCTGACTGAATCACCGACAGCGAGACTGCAATCTGTCATGGGACCAGAGTCGAAGCAGCGATTGCGTGACGCAGTGGTAGGTGTGATTGGAAATAGCGGTACTGGGTCGCCTGCGATCGAAGTCTTGGCCCGTGCAGGTGTAGGCAAGTTTATTCTTGTTGATCCACAGAGATTTGCACCATCGAACCTTGAGAGAATGCATGGAAGCGAGTGGCAGCATGCTGAGTTGGCTGAATCTCCTTTCAAGGTCGCGTTGATGAGGAACTTAATTTTATCAATTAATCCTACAGCCGAAGTGACCTCACTTGTTGGAAATGTCTTAAATACAAATGTCATTGATGAGTTGGTTCGCTGCGATTACGTTCTTGGCTGTATGGATACTGTGCATGGTAGGGTAGCGTTGGACGAACTCTCACGGCATCACTTGGTCCCAGTGCTTGATGTGGGTGTCAAGATGTCCGGGGGAAGCGGTTTAGTGAGTGAGCAACTCGTTAACTTATCGACTTACAGAGCCGGACTGGCATGTGCTTACTGTCGCGGGAATGTGAATTCGCAGGAAATGAGTTACGAGTTGATGTCTGAGGACGAACGGCGGGCCATGCACGAGCAAGCGGTGTTGGCTGCTGAGGGAGGGATCGACCAGGATCAGTACTGGAAAGGACGACCGCGCCAACTGCATACCGTTGGATACCTGACAACTATGGCAGGTGCCATGGCCGCTGGCTACGTTGAGGGTGCCCTAACTGGGTGCTTTGAAATCCCCCAGTCAGAGATGCAATATGATATGGGAAGAGCGAATTTTGGCTTTGTGGCTCCGCCTATTTCAGTGCGTGAAGGCTGCCAGTGCCAATCCTACTTGGGTTGGGGTGATGCAGCAGCTCCGTTCAAAAACGTTGCCATTCCAGCCCATTGGTCCCGTCGAGCAATCGAATTAGCTGAACCTGCGGGATTTACTGAAGTGCGTACTCGAGAATCCGCTTGA
- a CDS encoding E2/UBC family protein yields the protein MTKKKTDCGEPKWRVLVDDVGVPVPQRIVSVAVIRAQADVGNEFAIVRDHNSPRDVVLGDEDEIDLGDGNVFYTLRRCDVQPHDHCEEPAKLALFVDDRAEIVTRREQTGKTVLQLFSIPLNVSLLRDFESPNDQPIGIDEDLVYGHGPVFVTRQREDGLKITVNSRVFTEDDGVKPEMTGGEIAALVYPESPKETCVWLTSGEKKLIEFAQSIAIALCVTFDVVRKGVTGGYTQTRVGMEIEKLTEGGARVTAIEQPKAVIYHDLSVKPGMPVATSDVLVLIPNGYPGQLLDGAYLPEDSPLFGRVKGQPQSNLVTAEGRRWKLVSYHPHTNGIGPAWDPTRHGIHTYIGEIMSWLQDTV from the coding sequence ATGACTAAGAAAAAAACCGATTGCGGAGAGCCAAAGTGGCGTGTGCTTGTCGACGACGTTGGGGTTCCGGTGCCCCAACGAATCGTTTCAGTTGCTGTAATTCGTGCCCAGGCAGATGTGGGCAACGAATTCGCCATCGTGCGAGATCACAACTCACCACGTGACGTTGTGCTAGGGGACGAAGACGAAATAGATTTAGGAGACGGAAACGTGTTCTATACGCTTCGCCGTTGCGATGTGCAGCCGCACGATCACTGCGAAGAACCGGCGAAGCTAGCACTCTTTGTCGATGACCGGGCCGAGATTGTAACGCGTCGCGAGCAGACAGGAAAAACAGTGCTGCAACTGTTCAGTATTCCGCTCAATGTTTCATTGCTCCGAGACTTTGAGAGCCCGAACGATCAGCCAATCGGCATTGATGAAGACCTAGTCTATGGGCACGGCCCTGTCTTCGTAACACGCCAGCGTGAGGATGGATTAAAGATAACAGTCAACTCGCGAGTGTTTACGGAAGATGACGGCGTAAAGCCTGAGATGACTGGAGGTGAAATTGCCGCCCTGGTCTACCCAGAGAGTCCGAAGGAAACTTGTGTTTGGCTCACGTCAGGTGAAAAAAAGCTAATTGAGTTTGCACAATCCATCGCAATTGCACTTTGCGTAACGTTTGACGTCGTTCGCAAAGGTGTTACGGGTGGATACACGCAAACGCGTGTCGGGATGGAAATTGAAAAACTGACGGAGGGCGGTGCGAGAGTCACGGCTATCGAGCAGCCCAAAGCTGTCATCTACCACGACCTGTCGGTAAAGCCCGGAATGCCGGTGGCTACGTCGGACGTGCTCGTGCTTATTCCCAATGGTTATCCAGGCCAATTGCTCGATGGAGCTTACCTGCCAGAGGATTCACCACTTTTTGGTCGAGTGAAAGGTCAACCTCAATCAAACTTAGTAACGGCAGAGGGGAGGCGCTGGAAACTCGTTAGCTATCACCCCCACACTAATGGCATCGGTCCGGCGTGGGATCCAACACGCCACGGCATTCATACGTACATAGGGGAGATCATGTCATGGTTGCAGGACACAGTATGA
- a CDS encoding helix-turn-helix transcriptional regulator translates to MAKKPAKSDKGTSGGSAGDQTLGEYLASLRGMKKMTLREVEEATEKEVSNAYLSQLENNKISKPSPSVLHSLSAVYGQPYEKLMEKAGYLPQASSTSALRSGKRHGRAATFANENLTDEEEEKLIEYLSFLRSRRGKGGSS, encoded by the coding sequence ATGGCCAAAAAACCTGCGAAGTCTGATAAAGGAACCTCAGGTGGTTCAGCGGGTGACCAGACGCTTGGCGAATATCTTGCGAGTCTTCGCGGCATGAAGAAGATGACACTTCGCGAAGTTGAAGAAGCGACCGAGAAGGAAGTCTCCAACGCCTATCTGTCGCAGCTAGAAAACAACAAGATCTCAAAGCCCTCGCCGAGCGTGTTGCATTCATTGTCAGCTGTTTACGGCCAACCTTACGAGAAACTCATGGAAAAAGCTGGTTACTTGCCTCAGGCCTCATCTACCAGTGCTCTTCGGAGTGGTAAACGGCATGGACGGGCAGCTACCTTTGCCAATGAGAATCTGACTGATGAGGAAGAGGAAAAACTCATCGAGTATCTATCGTTTCTCCGCTCAAGGAGGGGTAAAGGTGGTTCGTCCTGA
- a CDS encoding right-handed parallel beta-helix repeat-containing protein, with amino-acid sequence MSRQVLLACGCVFVALSLIPNSHATTFYVSTGGEDSNPGTSEDPLRTISRGAVLAQPGDTVIVREGVYRERVAPPRGGEPGKRITYQAAAGERVILKGSEVWQPEWIEVGEGIYCAIPDPALFNDLQDEYPDSHNPLEVELASTPWQREGRREVERGFKGDETIVYTCGQVFVDGARFKEVPFNEELEPGCWHFEKSSGNIYVHFGETNPAEQFVELTTRRRIFAPTKRGLGYITVQGFIMEHCGNQYPTNFWTTDANAQKGALGIEAGHHWILRRNLIRHAKSFAIDAGYVDKRTPRDMVPHDNLIEENYVVENGSAGILSNRSQNMVIRGNVILRNNLLNFLGMKRWEQAGIKCHHFRDGLIESNYVADNLLTYGVWLDNQFPDSRVTRNVLCNNGRAGIFLEMSDYDFDRLLVDNNIVVGNHENPVYIHDASGATFVHNLLAGTKEQREYGQAVYIRQVSARTKTYHHTFYNNLMLDNSVILDVNYPSHRSGPQRFDYNLYGCSRDEKVFHMNSRSEKPSPWSEEEFIDLVSADSGKEILPQDTGDRHVRISFEGWRQFWQSHGLENDRHSQLSSASEVSYDEKDQTLTLRLALDPKSVKTFAHPKVSKDYLSNDFDGPDGRKPGPFQALEKGENTFKVWHGLPLLKDGELPPKEWNQLSQEDSQKP; translated from the coding sequence ATGTCTCGTCAAGTTTTGCTCGCCTGTGGCTGCGTGTTCGTTGCGCTTAGCCTTATTCCAAATAGTCACGCCACCACGTTTTATGTCTCGACGGGCGGAGAAGATTCAAATCCGGGGACTTCGGAGGATCCGCTAAGGACGATTTCCCGTGGCGCGGTGCTTGCACAACCTGGGGACACGGTGATCGTGCGGGAAGGTGTTTACCGTGAGCGTGTTGCACCTCCACGCGGGGGCGAGCCCGGGAAGCGGATTACTTACCAGGCGGCTGCCGGAGAGCGGGTGATTCTTAAGGGCTCCGAAGTTTGGCAGCCGGAATGGATCGAAGTGGGGGAGGGAATCTATTGTGCGATTCCTGACCCTGCCTTGTTCAATGATCTCCAGGACGAGTATCCCGACAGTCATAATCCCTTGGAAGTTGAGTTGGCCTCCACTCCTTGGCAACGCGAGGGGCGAAGAGAAGTTGAACGCGGGTTCAAGGGGGACGAGACAATCGTCTACACTTGCGGGCAGGTGTTTGTGGACGGAGCACGCTTCAAGGAAGTTCCCTTCAACGAAGAACTCGAACCGGGTTGCTGGCACTTTGAGAAATCCTCGGGGAACATCTACGTCCATTTTGGCGAAACCAACCCGGCTGAACAGTTTGTCGAACTCACGACGCGCCGCCGCATTTTTGCGCCTACCAAACGGGGACTAGGCTACATCACCGTGCAAGGCTTCATCATGGAGCATTGCGGGAACCAATACCCGACCAATTTCTGGACGACCGATGCTAATGCCCAGAAAGGCGCACTGGGGATCGAGGCAGGACATCATTGGATCCTCCGTCGCAACCTTATCCGGCACGCCAAATCCTTTGCCATTGATGCCGGCTATGTTGATAAGCGCACGCCGCGCGACATGGTTCCTCATGACAACCTGATTGAGGAAAACTATGTCGTCGAGAATGGCTCCGCCGGGATTCTCTCCAACCGTTCTCAGAACATGGTGATTCGTGGCAACGTCATTCTGCGTAACAACCTTTTAAACTTCCTCGGAATGAAACGCTGGGAGCAGGCTGGCATCAAGTGCCATCACTTTCGAGATGGCCTGATCGAGAGCAACTACGTGGCTGATAACCTGCTGACCTACGGAGTCTGGCTCGACAATCAGTTCCCAGACAGTCGCGTGACGAGAAACGTCTTGTGCAATAACGGACGCGCGGGCATTTTTCTTGAAATGAGCGACTACGACTTTGATCGTCTGCTCGTCGATAACAACATTGTGGTGGGTAATCATGAAAACCCCGTCTACATCCACGACGCTTCCGGGGCGACGTTCGTCCACAACTTGTTGGCAGGGACGAAGGAACAACGCGAGTACGGTCAGGCAGTGTACATCAGGCAAGTCTCCGCGAGGACGAAAACGTATCACCATACTTTTTACAATAACCTCATGCTGGACAATTCGGTGATCTTGGATGTGAATTATCCTTCGCATCGCAGTGGACCACAGAGGTTCGACTACAACCTTTACGGATGTAGCCGCGACGAAAAAGTATTTCACATGAACAGCCGATCCGAAAAGCCCTCGCCTTGGAGTGAAGAGGAATTCATTGACTTGGTGAGTGCCGATTCAGGCAAGGAGATTCTTCCGCAAGACACCGGCGACCGACACGTGCGAATCTCTTTCGAAGGTTGGCGTCAGTTCTGGCAGAGTCATGGGCTAGAGAACGATCGCCATAGTCAACTTTCTTCGGCCAGCGAAGTGAGCTATGACGAAAAAGACCAGACGCTTACGTTGCGACTCGCCTTAGACCCCAAATCGGTAAAGACATTCGCTCACCCCAAAGTCTCGAAGGACTACCTTTCGAATGACTTTGACGGCCCAGACGGACGAAAGCCGGGGCCGTTCCAAGCTCTCGAAAAGGGAGAGAATACTTTCAAGGTCTGGCATGGCTTACCACTATTGAAAGACGGTGAGCTTCCGCCAAAAGAGTGGAACCAGCTCTCGCAAGAGGATTCTCAGAAACCCTAG